The Gossypium arboreum isolate Shixiya-1 chromosome 2, ASM2569848v2, whole genome shotgun sequence region GATTCGTATATTGTCTTACAGGTGCAAACTCTCTCTTTCACTTGGTCTCTCTTCTATGGATGCTTACCCATATACTGGACATTTCTCTCTCTTATTCTTTTCCAggataaatcatttaagttgaaTCACTGCTTTATTTTTATATCTCATTTGGTTTCTCTTCTGTGGTTTTGTAGACAACACCTAGCAAGGGCGGTTCATATCTGTATGACATCCACTTTTGGATTGGTAAAGATACTAGTCAGGTGTGCTTTTGCTGCatctatttttacttaatttgttGAGGATTTAAATGTAACTTCTCATGAATTAAAACATCTTTTTTGAGATCATTTTGTTACATGCAGGATGAAGCTGGAACTGCTGCTATAAAAACTGTTGAGCTAGATGCAGTACTAGGAGGGCGTGCTGTGCAGCACAGGGAACTTCAAGGCCATGAATCTGACAAATTTTTGTCATACTTCAAACCTTGCATTATACCTCTGGAAGGTGGCGTTGCTTCTGGATTTAAAACAGCTGAAGAAGAAGAGTTTGAAACACGGTTGTATGTCTGCAGAGGAAAACGAGTTGTCAGATTGAAGCAGGTATCTGATGCTCTTTACCCAAGTTTAATGAGTCTGGATGGAATGGAGCAAGAAACAATGAGTTCCATGAATTACTTATAAACTATTCAATATGAGATTATTGTGGGTCAGGGAAATACCAGTTTGTATTATTCACTTTGCAGGTTCCTTTTGCTCGTTCTTCACTGAATCATGATGATGTGTTTATCTTGGACACTCAAAATAAGATTTATCAGTTCAATGGTGCAAATTCTAATATTCAAGAAAGGGCAAAGGCATTAGAAGTAATTCAGTTTCTAAAGGAGAAGTACCACGAGGGAACGTGCAATGTTGCAATAGTTGGTAAGGGTGCATGCATTTACAGTGTCAATTGTCAAAGATGTTGTTTTTAAGCTCTCTACTTCTCTACAATTATTTATTGAACTGTGTACTAAGTTTATGTATTTTACCCTATCTACAATTGGCACTTCATCAATCTACACTCATATATGCATTAAGCTAATCACCTTGCCAGATGATGGGAAATTGGACACGGAGTCCGACTCAGGTGAGTTCTGGGTCCTCTTTGGTGGTTTTGCTCCAATAGGCAAGAAGGTCACCAGTGAAGATGATGTTATTCCTGAGACAACTCCTGCTAAACTTTATAGGTAACcgtatctttttctttttctcccctTTGATTTTCCCTAAAAGTAGCACAATGAAGTTTCAGGTGCATCTAAAATTTTGCTAGAGTTAAATAAAATACTTTGCATTCAATTTATATGTTGTAACAGTGTTTCAGTTTCTTAGCGGTCAAACCTGATTTATAAACTTGTAGTCCCCAACCTCTTTCCGAAGTGAAGTGGTTAGGGAAAATAAAGCAACTGTGTTAAGACATTGTTCACGGGTCTGGAAGACCGAAACAGCACTCATGACAATTTTTCCCCCTTTTCTGTAAGCCCACATCAaaggctctttttgtgtgctTGAAATCATTAAGATTCCACATTTTTGTATTGTCCTTAATATATTTGTTTAGAAGATTAAAATTCTGTCTCTCTTTATTCCTTTAGTTTCACGTCTATTTTATAACTAGACGTACAAGAGATGAAGAGATAAAAGGAACAAAATCCACCTAAATGTAAATGATCTAATCCCTAAACTTTAGGAACAAGATATTTACATGATATATACACGAAACGGAAAGATAATAATACATGTTATTTTCCACAATATTACCTTTAATATAACAATTCTTATAGTCCGGCTGCTCCAATTCGGCTAATATCAACCCAAGTCTCAAGTCTCAACCAATGCAAGTATGGAACCTTATTAGTTCAAAAGCAACCAACTCCAGATTCTAGAACTTTTATCTATCATTTCAAGGTCTAAAAGACATTCTTTTCAGTTTATCCTATTGGTTCAATGTCATATGTTTCTCACATGTTCATTTGGAGTgttcctttttattatctttatGGTGCAATAAATCTAAAATCAAGTACTTTAATGTGTTATCAAGAATGTTATGATTAGTTTTGAAGCCATGAGGCAGCATTATAAGGTTAGCATTGTCTTAATATATTCTCCATGTCAATTTCCTTCTTTCCTTATCAAAAAGGAAAAGGAGAAAAAGATGAGTGGACATGAGAAAGCCTTCTATGTAGGCAAATTTTCTGGAGAGAATAAAATAACATATTAAACTTATTTTAAATTACTTTCCAGACAGCTTCAAGTGTATTCTAGTCACCATTATTATGGGTAATATAGATGAACTGTACTTTCTTTCATTGGATGCTTGCTTTGAGTTCGAGAATCTTCTTTTTAGGGGCAAATTTAAGTGACTAAGCATTCctgattgaatttttttttttagtctaTATTGTTTCTAAAGGTATGTATATATCAATTGATAATTTCGAATCACTGGTTCCTGTAGCATAACTGATGGTGAGGTGAAGATTGTAGAAGGTGAACTATCGAAAGGTCTCTTGGAAAACAACAAATGCTATCTACTAGACTGTGGTGTGGAGATTTTTGTTTGGGTTGGACGGGTGACACAAGTAGAGGACAGAAAAGCCGCTAGTCAAGTTGCTGAGGTAGAGATAGAGGCATGACATTGATTTCTTCATGTCTTTCTAGGAAGTGAGTTCTCATTCCCAACCTTTTATCTCCAGGACTTTATTGTTGGCCAGAATAGACCAAAAACAACACGCATTACCCGTGTTATCCAAGGGTATGAAACCAATTCATTCAAGAGCAACTTTGATTCTTGGCCGGCGGGATCTGCAGCTCCTGGTGCTGAGGAAGGAAGAGGAAAAGTAGCCGGTAGGATCACTTAATAAGCTTCAAATGGAACTGTTATATTTTTTGGTTGACATTATTGAATGGTATCCTTTTACTAGCTTTGCTGAAGCAACAAGGAGTTGGTGTCAAGGGAATGAGCAAAAGTGCTCCTGTGAATGAAGAAGTTCCTCCTTTGCTTGATGGCAGTGGAAAGACGGAGGTCGAGTTAGTTGTCTGCTTTCTGTTGGTGTGGCATTTGACTTAAGGACACAAATTGTTGACACAAATATGGTGGTGCCGTTGGTGGTTTTCTTTTTTGCAGGTATGGTTCATCAATGGCAGTGCCAAGACACCATTGCCAAAAGAGGATATTGGCAAATTTTATAGTGGAGACTGCTACATTGTCCTTTATACCTACCACTCAGGTGACAGGAAAGAAGATTATTTTCTTTGCTGTTGGATTGGAAAGTATAGCATTGAGGTAACTTACATCATTCTTATCTGAATTcgaattaataataattttttgctcATGATAATGGTTTCCAATAAGTGTTGCTTCCTAATATGAAATTTAGAACATGCCTAATTTCATGCATAGTAGACTTGGACTGCTTCCTAACTTGGATTCTAAACCTGCGTATGAACTATTGATAGAGGATTGAATTTTGGTTGCACCTATTGAATTCTATAATTTTAAGATGACGCTATGAAAATAGTGAATGCAAATTGTTGTACATATAAAATACAGTTTTGCAGCACTTCAGTTGCAGTCATAAATGTTTTAGAGCAAATATATTTGGTAAAAATCTGTACAATTCAGAATTCCATGCTAATTAAAATTTTAGCAATTGGTGCTGGAAACTTATGTGTTAGCAAGTCCTGATCTGGATGCATCTGCAATAGGGAGAAGTTCTTCATTGCACAAAGTAAAGTAATTAGTGGCTGGGAATTAAGATTACTTGACAAGTTTAACAAATAAAAGAAGATAAATTACATAAGGCCTGTAATCGTCAAGCATTTTAGAATCTGACAAGACCACAGCACTCATTGTACCCTAAACAtagaattaaagaaaaaaaagaaaacccaaaatctctaataagaaattgaaaaattaagaAGTAACTTGAAAGCTGCTGTAGTTTCCTGAATAGATGATAGTGCATTTTCAATCATCTGTATCTCTCCTTGTGACACTTACTGCCTCatatttttgtttcttaaatataatttttacttGCTAAATTTCTTTGCAAAAAGTTTCATCTGTATTGCCGTTGTTGATTGTTCAGAACTTAGCAAATTCTGTATACTTTGCTATGCTTACTTTGCTGGGGAACTGGTTTCTAGGTCATACATTGGTGACAATATGTACTTCATTTGGCTTGCTTGCGGCATTGAATCTATATCCCTTCTTTTTTCATTCTTAATGTCCTTTGCATAGAAGAAAGAGGTTTATATGGTCACATGCCAACTTGATGGACTTCATTCTGGTGTGGTCACTCATGCTACTTAAAACTTTGTTTTCTAAATAGTTTATCTATTTCTTAATTCAGGAGGACCAAAAGATGGCCACTCGACTGGCTAATACAATGTGTAACTCACTTAAGGGGAGGCCTGTTCAGGTAGCATAATACCTTCAGCTGAGTACAATGATTCTATTGCTTGTGTTTCTAATAGATGATTATTGCAGGGTCGAGTTTTTGATGGTAAAGAGCCACCCCAGTTCATTGCACTTTTTCAACCAATGGTGGTCCTTAAGGTATTTAATTTGATATTGAGTTTTAGAGTATCATTTCCAATTGCTTTTGACTTTTTGGTTTAGAATTGGCGGGTATCAGCTAATTTCCTATGCGTGATCCCTATCCAGGGTGGTCTAAGCACTGGTTACAAAAAGAGTATAGCAGACAAAGGCTTGACAGATGAAACCTACACTGCAGATTGTGTTTCTCTATTTCGAATTTCAGGAACCTCAGTGcacaataataaaacattgcaagTTGATGCGGTATGCATTATTTGGTTATTTTGTCAGTTTTTGCCTTTTAAATTTATGTTTGGTTGATTTTGAATTTCCAAGCAAGACTGTTTTTCCATAGAACTTACATGCAAAACGACtagtttatttttgttttatattcaaatattttctgGACCCTAACATTTCCTGTTGCCACCCCAGAGTAGAATCTTTATGTGATTGAAACCTTTTTCAGTTTTCACTGAGAAGTTTTTAATCTAAACTTTTGTTGGTTTTGAGGAATCTGGAAGGTAAACATCTAAACAATGGACCACTTCTATGTTCTTTTTACAAATTGTGGGGAATTGTATTTTCATTGTCAAAGTTTGTTGTTGTTTCATTGTTAAAATTTATCCATCAAAATGGTATCTCATTGCTTTAGCAACCCTTTTTTTTACCTTTCCTCTCTAAAATAATTTGAGATATTCGgtgttttttctattttttccttTTCGGTTCTGTAAGTGGTAAGAAATCCTTCTTGGGAATTAGTCATTTCCAGTGCTTGTCCAGAATTATCTGCCCTCATAGTATAGTATAATTACCAATATATATTACCatttattcaaaaaatatatatatttattaccatGAAGTTGCTTGTCTAGTTGAAGTCCCTTCCTTTTTGCTGTTTTCCGGAAAgatgaaaaaagaaaatcattttGCAGTCATTTTACCAAATTTCATACATATTATTACATGATGTAGCATTTATTTAGTCAATGAATCTCCAGTCATGATTGTCTTGGTTCTTTGTTCATTAGTCTCATAAAAGAAATTTGTTTTCCCTTGCTAATTCAGTCTTATTTTCCGATACACATATGATTGATTATGCATTTATGTCTGCTGGAAACTGAATTTATTGCTGCCTTGCATTAGTTGAAAATTTCAAATGCCAAATCTTCTGAGGATTTCATTGTTTTTAAGCACAGAAATATACTTATGTATTTTATTGTTCAATAGTGCTGCgattatctgaaactagactgaaaatgtATCGATTATCTGAAACTAGCCTGAAAAGGTATCATAACTTACTCAAGATGTGATTTTTCTTCAGAAGTTCTGAATTAAACAACTGTGAAAACTGAAAAGAAATTGTTACTACAATGCTAGCATTTTTGGAGAAATAAAGGCCTAGAATACTGAAAATATTAGATGAAGATATGTTTGCTCTGAGGTGGTCTTAAATTTACAACTAAAGTACCGAACTAGTTGATGTCAAATCAATTAGGATGTGTTACAGAAGATCTAAGTCTTTTCTCTAGGATGTGGTTCAAGGCTTCAATGCCTTGTAACTCTCAAGTACCAGAAAAAAGGAATAATTGGTTCAACTCATGAAATAGCAACATTAAAGTCTTTTACTGCAAAATGCAAGCTACTTTTATTTGACATTAATTGTGTAGCGATGACAGGATTCTACAATCTGTTTTTATGGTGGTGCAGCATGACTTCCTATTCCTTCTGCATGCTAACAGCAGTACCTCCTTGTTTTTGTAACTATTGTTCAGGTGGCAACATCATTGAACTCGACTGATTGTTTCCTTCTGCAATCTGGATCTTCCATGTTTACTTGGCACGGAAATCAAAGCACCTATGAACAGCAGCAATTAGTTGCACGAGTTGCTGAATTTTTGAAGGTATGCTCTTTGGAGAGCTTTACATTTTGGCTTTGTTGTGACTAAGATTAAAGGACAATCCAGTAATGACTTTATATTATTGTCTATTATCTAAGTTCCAATTAGTTGAGTTGATCAATTAATTAATACTGCTAAAGATTGTAATACATGTATATATGCCTACATATCTTGTATCAATCAAATAGTTAGATGTAATTCTTATATGATGTTTATAATTCTTTTTTGTTGAGTGATGCAGTTTTCATTTATCACTATTCTTAGAGCGGAATATATCTATTTTATGCTTTTAGAGACATGGTTGTTTAGGTATTTACAAGTTCTTTTCCTTTGAACCTGTGGTTTAGGACAGAAAATTGAGGACAGAACTAAGGTTTCAGAACGGGATGCTAAGAGAAAGCTTAGAACAGAAAACTAAGGATGAACGATGATGCTTAGTCAATTCTTAGATCTCACACTGAAACGAAGACgggcttttatttttaatttaggaagaaaataatttaaataataaatatcctaATTTTTAATGCCAAAGCACAACATCAGCAAAAACAGACAAATATTTATAGCAAGTACTCTAAACTCGGGTTTAGAGTTAGTTctatcttcaaagaaatcaaaaccTCCATTTTCCCTAGCACTGTCACTCCTCCCCAAAAGACCATTTCCTCAAACTCATACTGAGATTACAAGAGACATGAAGGACATCATGAAGGACAAAAGATTACAAGAGAGTTTAGGGGCATGAAGGGCATCATGCAGGTTACAGATGGATAGCACAATGGATCTGGTCCCAGCAATTCCCGAGAGAGACCCATAAGTAATCTTGATTTTTTATTCCCTGCACATGGAGTAAAAGCAGAAAACAATTCGGAGCAGCTTGTCATATGCTCAGTTTCTCTAGAATCTATGATCAAAGAACTAGTTTGGCTAGGATTGACACTGAGTGCAGAAACAAAGTTCCCCTTTTTGAGCCAAAGAGCAGAAGAAATTTGAGGAATATACTTGGAAGAGATTGGAAAGGTTTTTACGGGTTCTCTAGTTGTTCCTTTGTGAAATGAGACAATTCTGGAGTACTTTGCTGCCCTTGTTCCTTGTTTGACGGTAAGAAGGCACAGTTTTCATAactgtttttttt contains the following coding sequences:
- the LOC108466900 gene encoding villin-2-like, whose amino-acid sequence is MSSSSKVLDSAFQGVGQKPGTEIWRVENFQPVPLPKSDYGKFYMGDSYIVLQTTPSKGGSYLYDIHFWIGKDTSQDEAGTAAIKTVELDAVLGGRAVQHRELQGHESDKFLSYFKPCIIPLEGGVASGFKTAEEEEFETRLYVCRGKRVVRLKQVPFARSSLNHDDVFILDTQNKIYQFNGANSNIQERAKALEVIQFLKEKYHEGTCNVAIVDDGKLDTESDSGEFWVLFGGFAPIGKKVTSEDDVIPETTPAKLYSITDGEVKIVEGELSKGLLENNKCYLLDCGVEIFVWVGRVTQVEDRKAASQVAEDFIVGQNRPKTTRITRVIQGYETNSFKSNFDSWPAGSAAPGAEEGRGKVAALLKQQGVGVKGMSKSAPVNEEVPPLLDGSGKTEVWFINGSAKTPLPKEDIGKFYSGDCYIVLYTYHSGDRKEDYFLCCWIGKYSIEEDQKMATRLANTMCNSLKGRPVQGRVFDGKEPPQFIALFQPMVVLKGGLSTGYKKSIADKGLTDETYTADCVSLFRISGTSVHNNKTLQVDAVATSLNSTDCFLLQSGSSMFTWHGNQSTYEQQQLVARVAEFLKPGVALKHAKEGKESSAFWFALGGKLSYTSKTASTEIVRDPHLFTFSLNKGKFEVEEVYNFSQDDLLTEDILILDTHADVFVWVGQCVDPKEKQNAFEIGQKYIDMAASLEGLSPHVPLYKVTEGNEPCFFTTFFSWDSTQATVQGNSFQKKVALLFGASHAVEGQDRSNGNQGGPTQRASALAALSSAFNPSSASKASTPKPSSTSQGSQRAAAVAALSSVLTAEKKKQSPDASPIKSTSSTPAVTSPPPEAKSEVDPSELADSREVPEAKETGVVSETSGEDSEPKQEREQDENGNGSTQSTFSYEQLKAKSENPVTGIDFKRREAYLSDEEFQAVFGMEKEAFYKLPKWKQDMLKKKVDLF